Genomic segment of Arachis stenosperma cultivar V10309 chromosome 4, arast.V10309.gnm1.PFL2, whole genome shotgun sequence:
ATTAATACCAAATGAATCAAAAAAGACGAtcataagaagaaaaagagtcCACTTTAtgggatttgaaaaattttatttaattaaaaatacaataatacTCCACATCTATATAAAAAACCTAACAAAGTCATCCAAGCACTTTTTTGTTAACGCACCTCCCCCCTCCCTAAGTTACAAAATACATGCGCGCCACTCCCCCTCCTATTAAAGCGCGTAAAGCTTCTTCTTCAACGTTAACGATTTGATTGCAATTTTTGGATATGCTCTGCTGCTGCgtcgttcttcttctttttcttttctactGCTTGTTGTTCTTCTCTGCTGCTCGTCGCTCTTCTTCCTattcttcttcgttttttttcTTCGATCTGTGCTTTTCAATAGGatatcaaaacaatgaatgattcaacTTCAAATTAGTTGAATGAGAGCAATTTGGATTATTCTATTGAAACGAATCAAGCGGACAAGGTTTGGATTATTTTTTGAATAGAATTGAATGAAATGCAATTgctaaattgaattgaattgaattgaatggacgTAGCTAttctgaattgaattgagaATCTCTAAATTGTAGATACAggtgttttgaatttgattttatataatggataatgtttcgttcatttagtactatataATTGTATCACTATAATAACGTGTTCGGTTCACTATGCAGAAAGCtgttcaaatttgaatttatataatggataatattccattcatttagtactatacaattgtttcaccataatAACATGTTTGGTTAATTATGCAGAaatttgtttgaatttgaatttatgcAATGGATAAAGTTCcattcatttagtactatacaattatTTCACCATAATAACATATTCTATTCATTCTGCAAATTAGGTGTATTGTGGATGAACAATTTGTTCCAAAGGTCGAGATGATTTACAAGATACTAGAAGAAGTTGGAAAGTTTTACAAAAATTATTCCAAACTTGTTGGTTTTTCTACCAAAATAAGGAACACGACTCGAAAGGGAGACGAGATTATTAAGAATAAACTAATCGTATGCAGTAGAGAGGGGAGGTGGAAATCCAAGATATCTCTAACTTTAAAGACAAATCCCTCAGCCGGCATAAACTGTCCTGCTAGGATCTATGTACACATAATGAAGGACGTCAATCTTTGGACAATTTCTAAAGTTGTTCTGAATCATTCATACCCTTGCTGTCCAGACCGTgcagagatgctcaaacaaCACAGGGAGCTAAGCATGTTTGTGCATTGCACCATCGAAACCAACAAGGAAACCAAAATCAAACCCAGCAAAAATTACCAATCATTCGTAGCAACAGCCGTCAGTCATCGAAAACTAAGTTTTATAGAAAAAGACGCGAGGAATTACATCACAAGGGAAGTACAGAATGTTTTCGAACAAGACGATGCCAAAGAATTCGGAAAGTATATACCtattaagaatgaaagagaagaaccaaaattttttttttgagctCAACCTCGAAGACAATCACTCCATCAAAAATGCATTCTGGGCTGATGCAAGAAGCAAGACTGTATGCTAGTATTTCGAAGACATGGTTTCATTCGACACCACCTACAACATAAATAGGTATTTAGTTCACCCAAATTAAGGCTTTATGTTCACCAAATCTACACATTTCGGTTCATCACTTTGTCAGAGTGTCCATTTATACAGGTACAATATGGTTTTTGGTTCTTTTGTGGGCGTGAATAACCACAGTCAGTCGACACTTTTCGGATGCACCCTGATGAAAAACGAGGACATCCAATCATTCAAATGGCTATTTGAGTGTTGGTTTCATTGCATAGAAGGGAAAGCACCAAAAGACATTCTCACCGACTAATGCGCATAGATGCAAAGGGCCATCGGGATGTGCATGCCAACAACAATTTACCAGTGGTGCTTCTAGCACATCATGAAGAAAATTACATTAACGTGGATCCTACGTCCAGTCTCTACCACAAACCATGGTGGAATTTTCACTAATCATTCATAGATTACATTAACCAATACTATTGAATTTCTCCCTAATTCAACTAGTATCTACCCCCTAACCTTTCATCACCAAAGCTTAGCTTCCCATAGTGATGTCCCAACAAGGAAGGGGAATCAACCAGATTCAATTTCccaagtgctaacccaacttggtAAGGGAAACTAATCCTAGTTCAAAAAccaaaattacataaaaaatcAGTGGCTCTTTTGTATCACTCTTGCCTTTTCAGTCATTGGCTTTTCAACCTCACAAGATTAGCCTTTTCTCAAAACAGAAAATGGCACAAGATAGCCATAACAAAAAGATCAGAAATTAAGCTTGAGTAGAAGAAAGAGATTCCAGTTTTGTGTTAGAGATGGTGCTCTGAGTGTGTGCTCTCTCTTTCTTCCTTTCAAATGATGGAATGAAGCTTGTTATATATTTTCAGCTTACCTTCATTTTTGCCTCTTCTATTTCCTTGTGCCAGCTGCTCGTTGGAGCTGTCCCTGCTGGCAGGCAGTGCTTTCTTCATCTTGCTCCACCACCTCTGCTGTCCGAGGAGCTCGACCACTACCTCTGttgtccttttttttttcttccttcctTGGCATGCTCTCCTTTTTCATTCTACTCCATTTCCATGTTGCTGCTGCTAGTTGCTTTTTGCTCGTTTGTGTTTTGTTCAACCACGATCCTAGTATTGCTCAGCTGATGTCCTTGTGTTAGTGGGTATCCTAGTATCCTTTCTTGCTTTTACAGAGCCACACATGTCCTTGCATAATACATCTGTCTTCTTATAACATTtagcaaaacatataaaaatttgattgCTAAACGGTGCTATGAGGAGCATTGGCTTTTTGACATGGCTGAAGCATATGCTAGATTTGGGCTGTGAAAACTAATTAATGGGCCTGCCACAATAAAACACACATTAAACCATATTGGACTTTCAATCCAAATGAATATTTGTCATCATAAATTAATCCAAAATCAAACTAGACTTAACAATCtctcccttgatgacaaacatgatAAAATAGGGAAATTAAAGACTAATTTAAAAGAGTTAAGAACACTTCCCTTTGATGACATTTGGATTGTGAGTTGCCCCCCTTAATGCTAGCATTACTCCCCTTTGATCATGGCTTACACCTTTACCTGGACAGAGCTTAAAAGTAGCCAAGACCAATATTTACAAACAATATATCACAATAAAAATGACACAGAGCAAATAACACTAGGCATGATACGCATCACTGGACAAATAGCACCAGAAAGCATCATTGTTCTTAACTATACTATTAACCCCTAAGCCAAAACTaacattctttttcttttctcccccttttgtcattaAGGAAGGAAAGGAAAAACTTATACAAAATTTGTTAGTGGCTGGTGCATAGAGTATAAGTAGCAGAGTAGTTAAGGTCTTTACAGttatccaaaaaataaacaagtctAGAAGTAAACTAAGTCATAATCACAGATGAGATAAAATGAGCTAGGCATCAGAGTTGGATTCATAGGAGGTTCCATCGTCCTCCCCCTCATTGTCAAAAGTTGTGAGGCCAACCTCGACATCCTCCACAAAGTCCCTCAAAATCCGAATCCTTCCCTTAGTCTTCTTGAGAGAATTTTCTTCCAAAACTTGGTTCCTTTTGCGCTCGGCACCATGAGTGAGAAGAAGGTCTGTCAGATTGATGAATTCTTTAAGCACATTCTTCAGAATGCGAGTCATGACCTTGATCATAGTGGAGGTGGAAGGGAGGATCAGAGGATCCTCATCAATAGAGGGAACATCAGTGCTGTCATCAGTTCGGCAACGCCTGGGAGCTATTTTATTTACTGCACCACCCCCTTTGATATATGAGTTACAATCTTTTGCAATTTCAGTCCCAAAATCAACATTGtaatattgaaaaatttttgtaagaAGCATGCCATAGGGTAACACATTTTTGGTACTGACACAAGCATACATATGTCTCACAAGCAAGTAAgcaaaaaaaatgagaattttTGAAAGCAGTGCATACAAAACCAGTGTGTCACAAAATGAGACATGTTGAAAAGAGCCGCTCTGAGGTAAGATGATGTGATTTACACTCCGATGCAACTGGGCACAGACCGGACCAAGAGACTTATATGTTGGAGTGTTACCTTCAAGGAGAGGGATATTGATGCAGACAGTGCTTAGGGCATCAAAGTAAGAGACATTCAGCATTTCATCCCACTTACTAGAGGTGTAGACATCAGGTCCTCGGTCCTGGTAATCTAAGGCTTTACCTAGGTGATATTTGTCAAGAATGATCACTTTGTCTTTAACAAAAGAAGCGATTCTCCCTTCTTTGTAGGACATGTTGCTATAGAACTGTTTTACCAAATTAGGGTAAATTTTCTCTTTGATGGACAGGATGGGTGTCCAACCTTGACATGCAAACAATGGGGTAAACTTCAAATATTTCCTATGAAGTTTGTCTAGATTGACAAGTTTAGAGGGACAGAGAGTACGCTTGTAAACATCTTTGCAAAATAAGTAGTTCATGAGGGATTGAAAACGGCGATGATCATAAGACTCATCAGGAAAATCAGCATAAAAGAACTTGTAAGAAATAGATTGGAGAGTCTAGGTTCACCAACAGGACGACGATGAAAGTCAATGATTGTATCGCGAGTATGGCGAGTTTGAGTGGGGGGATTCTCTTCGTCTTCGTGAAGAGGCCTCTTTCCTCTGGAAGAATTGGGTTTTGATGAACTAGGCTGAGAGGTATTAGGCGGTGGAGGAGGAGAAGGGCGAGGAGCAACGCCAGGGCGGCGAGCAGTGGTCTTAGTGCGGGCCATATCAGGagaagggtttggtggtgatgGAGGTGAAGAATGAGTAGGTGATTGTGAGGGAGAAGAGTGTGTGTGATCAGAATGATAGTGGCCACTATAGGATGCTCTACGAACTGCTCTTTTCTTTCGTGCCATTTTGTTAGAGCACTGgtttgaagaagatgaaagagTGGAGAGAGTAGTGTGAATGGATGCATGTAGTGGGAAGTTAATATAGGCTTAGAGAAGTGTAAAGGTTACAccttgaaaagataaaaatccaaactttgaaaatattttgaaagtTACAGATGTAACCTTCGTACGTTTGAAATAAGGATGAAAAGCAAACAAAGGTGGAAATGAATAAAAGGATGTAATTGAAATGAAGCCCAAATAAAACGAAGTGCAAATGCCAAAAGTTTGAGACTGCCAAAAAATTGAAGTAAGTCTAGTGGtctcaataaaaaattgaaattgaatttaagctgaattgaaaaaaattttgaaagccCACTTTTCATAAAGACTTAGTCATCAAAAATTTGTTCCAAATCCCAAAAATTGAAAAAGCCCCAAAGTTTTCAATAAAAAAGCCCATAGTTACAGAGACTGCTTCAGCACTTGACGTCCATCATTCATTATGGTCAGATTTGAATCCAGTAGCTTCACAGTGACTTAATGAAGTTTACTCATCATCTGCCAAAAAAATTTCACCGCAATTTATGAGACAAAACATAAAAGATTTCATGATCAGAATCATTAAGAAAACAAAGATGAAGCAAGAATGCCTAGTTCAGTTCGTAACTTGTATAACCTCTCCTCTATCAATGGTTTGGTAAAAATATATGCTAGCTGACCTTCAGAGTTAACAAACTGAATATCTAAATTTTCATTTTGCACATGTTTTCTTATAGAATGAAATCAAACttcaatgtgctttgttcttgagtgcaaaacaggatttttgaaaatattgataGCACTCATGttgtcacaaaataatggaATATTAGAGACATTCAGTTTATAGTCAGCCAGTTGAGTTTTCAGCCATAATAGTTGAAAACAACAAGAGGAGGCTGCAATATACTCAGCTTCGGCTGTTGAAAGTGCCACTGTAGCCTGCTTCTTGCTAGACCAAACAATGAGAGATTTCTCAAGAAAGCAGCACATGCCACTTGTGCTTCTTCTATCAAATCTTGTCCCcagcaaaatctgcatcacagAAACCCATTAATTGAAATGAATCAGTCTTAGGAAATCATAAACCATAATCAGTGGTACCAAGTATATATCGGATGATACTCTTGACAGCTGAGAGATGGGACTCCTTAGGCTTGGATTGAAACCTTGAGCAAACTCCAACACTTTGGATGATATCAGGCCTTGAGGAAGTTAGATACATCAAAGTTCCAATCATCCCTCTATAGCGTGTCTCATCTATATCTCTACTATCTTCATCCTTATCAAGCTTGATATTAGGATGCATGGGGGTTCCCATTGGCTTAGCACAATCCAACCCAAATTTCTTGACAAGTTCCTTAGCATATTTTTCTAGATGGATGAATATGGCTTCAGCAATTTGTTTTATTTGCAGGCCTAGAAAGAAGTTGAGCTCATATCAAATTCATTGGTCATAAGTTTAGCAAAATCTGCACACAAATTCTCATTAGCCGAACCAAATATGatatcatcaacataaacttgCACAAGAATAAAATGATCATGATAGTTCCTAATAAATAACTGGTGTCAGTGGCTCCTTTTTTAAAGttgtttttcaataaaaatgagttaagcctctcataccaagctctaggagcttgtcttaaaccataTAAGGCTTTAGCTAGTTTGAAAATATGGTTAGAAAACGTTTTGTTTTCAAACTCAGGTGGTTGAGCCACATAGACCTCTCTATCTATTATGCCATTGAGGAAAGCACACTTTACGTCCATTTAGAATAGCTTGAAGTCACAATGAGCAGCATATGCAAGGAGTAATCTGATGGCTTCCATTCGAGTTACAGGTGCAAAGGATTCATCGAAATCAATCCTTTCCTCTTGATCATATCCTTGAGCAACCAATCTAGCTTTGTTTCGGACTATGGATCCATCTTCACCCAGTTTGTTTCTGAAAATCCATTTAGTGCCAGTGACTTTCTTTCCATTTGGGTAAGGCACTAATGACCAGACCTAATTTTTCTCAAATTGCTGCAATTCCTCCTCTATAACTAACACCCAAGATGGATCAGCAAGAGCTTCTTGGATGTTTTGAGGTTCAATCTTTGATAAAAGAGTTAAGTTGTTGGATTAAGCTCTTTTCAAAGATGATATTGTTGAAATACTTTTGGAGGGATCACCAATTATGAATTTCTCAGGATAATTTTTCAGAAATTTCCATTCTCTGGGCCATCTGATTTGAGTTGAAGATGCAGGTTCCTCTTGATCAACAATAGCCTCTGCATAAGTGTTTTCAACTGCGATAGGAGATAATTCCAAATTGTCTCCTTCAGAATTGGAATTTTCGCAGCTAACAGGTGTAATTTCATAAGAACTTGGATTTTGTGGAACTGGTTCAGTGTTCTTTGGTAATTCAGCTTCAAAACCTGGACTATCATCAATGCAAACATTGGGAACATTGTTAGACTCACAGAATGTGACATGCATGGTTTCCTCAACAGTTTTAGAGTTTTTGTTATAGACTCTATAGGCCTTGCTATTTGTGGAATAACCCAGAAAAATGCCTTCATGTGTTTTAGGATCAAATTTTCCTAAATTTTCTTTGATATTCAAAATGAAACACTTGCAGCCAAACACATGAAAATAACTAAGATTGGAAGGATGccctttccaaagttcatatgGGATTTTGTTCAAAAACTTCCTAATGATGGTTCTATTTAAAACATAGCAAGCTGTATTCACAGCTTCAGCCCAGAAGAACTTGGAAATTTCATATTCACATAACATAGCTCTAGCCATTTCTTGTAAACTACTATTTCTTCTCTcaacaacaccattttgttgaggcgttcttggacaagagaagttaTGTGATATGTCTTGTTCATCACAAAAAGATTCAAAgtattgattttcaaattttttaccATGATCACT
This window contains:
- the LOC130975369 gene encoding proline-rich receptor-like protein kinase PERK10, which gives rise to MARKKRAVRRASYSGHYHSDHTHSSPSQSPTHSSPPSPPNPSPDMARTKTTARRPGVAPRPSPPPPPNTSQPSSSKPNSSRGKRPLHEDEENPPTQTRHTRDTIIDFHRRPVGEPRLSNLFLTSSFMLIFLMSLMIIAVFNPS